The Oscarella lobularis chromosome 8, ooOscLobu1.1, whole genome shotgun sequence nucleotide sequence GGCGTGGCCGGCacgtcgttgcagtcgtttgGCCGGCCCGGCGTTGGACGTGCCAGTCTATAGACGCTGGAATTGAGACGCTGTTGACTAAAACAGCGATTGATCGACTCGTCCCCGTCGAAATGAAACGTATCGTCTTCCTTCACTTGACTCTGATTTGGCAAGAGAGCATTGACTAGAACTGGATCAACACTGTCATATTTACTATACACAATGGCATCTATGAGAGCAACTCGAGACGGAGCTGTGCCGACGGgaaaactacaaaaaataattagacACCCTACGATTTATAGAAGGAAAAGATGCACCTGGAAGCAGAAGCCCGATAGATGGCTACAGCATCTGCTCCGTTTTGAAGGAAATTGTTCCGGTAGACGAGATCAGGCTTGGGGCTAACCTGCGATGATCCCACGACAAAGTATCCCTTGctgttcgtcgtttctccggCGAGATTGATTGTCAAGTAGCTCGTATCTGGCGgatttctgtttcttccaTTAAACAAAACGATGATAAAGCCACCCAAAGGCGAGTTTCCTCGACCGCCGTCATATAATTCCAGAAATTCGTGCGTGTCAGAATCAGGATCGTCGGCGTTTAGTTCGTTGATGAGAAGGGGCGGAATAGCGTTGGGTAATAGAGGCGTTGGTATACCAATTACGAATGCAGGGCTATCGAAAGGCTTTAGACTACCCACTCTGGCTATAGAATATCCAGCGACGTACGCAACAGCGGGAAAATTAGGAGTCAATACGGAAAGTAAAGCAAGTGCGGAAATTGATTTGTTCTTCGCACTAAACACAATTGCATCTGCTAAATTAAGCACTCTCAGACGAGATGACACCGGTCGATCGTAGAGAGCAACTGCTCCGTAGGTAATGTCAACAAACGAAGAAAGATCCTTGGAGAAGTCTTTTTCTACGAGTCCTTTTCCAATAACAAAATAACCGGAAGCATTCGTTTGGTATCCATTCAGATTCCACCTGGCGACGTATTGACTACTATTTCCACTATACACAACGAGAGCCAAATCAGCAAGATTCGTGTCCCCTTTGCCCCCGTCATATAACTCAATAAACGCGCCAGGACCAGACGGCACAACTTCGTTAATTGTAACGTTTCTGCTCGTCTTTACCAGAGCTGAACGACCGACTACTGGACAGCGTTTGGTGACAATATTCTGCGATACGGAAGGCACAGATAAACAATTATTAGGCAGTCCAGGCGTTGGGTGTGATAAAAGAAAGGCTCCTAATTGAACAGGAGCTCGTGCAGCACAACGACTAATAGATTCTTCGCCGGGATGATGATTCCAATCTTCGTTTACTTGCATTTGTCCTGGCGCCAAGGCGTCGAGTAGTCCAATGTCTGTTTGATCATTGGTTCCGTACACAACTACGTCTACCAAATTGGTAGAATTTGCAGGAGTGCTAGATGGAAAGTCGTATGGCGATGCCATGTACAAAGCAACGGCATCAGGTCCATTTTGAATCGAATTTGTTGGAAGAACAATGTCTGGGTGATACTGAGTGGATCCAAGAAGAAACAGACCGGTTTTCGCATTTGTTTTGTATCCAGTCAATGATACGGTCAAATAAGACTGATCTCCATTTCCATTGTATAGCACGAGAATGAGGCCATCGAGAGAAGTTCCTCCAATTCCACCGTCAGACAACTCGATATATTCTTGTACATCTGACCCGGGCGAATCAGCATTGATTTCATTAATGAGAACTTTCGATGCGCACAAAGTCACGGAAGGCTTGGGACCTCCACTAGTTGGGATCACTGTGGGAGCAGCAGACGTTGGAGCAGCAGACGTTGGAGCAGTCGTTGGAACGTTGAAACAATGATTCGGCCCGCCCGGCGAATAGACGGCCAATTTGAAAGCGCTTGAATTGCGAGGATAAAGACCATAGCAACGACTTATTGACTCGTCCATAGCGTGAAAAGAATCGTCCTCTCTGATTTGGAATTGATTAGGCAAAAGTGCATTGACCAAAGCAGTGTCAATTGTCCCTGATCTGCTGTAGACGACAGCGTCAACTAAATCCACTTGAGTAGGTTTCGTACCAGAAGGAAAACTAAGAAGAAAAGTCCGTAAATAGTTCAGTTCAATTGTTTACATACCTGCTAGCAGGTGCCTTATAAATAGCAACGGCGTCGGCACCGTTTTGTAAGAAGTTGGAAGGCAGCGTTAAGTTTGGCGAAATGGCTAAATTGCCAATAAGAAAATATCCGCTACTGCTTGTCTGCCATCCAGTCAAGTCAATCGTTCGATAACTGGCATCCCCACTTAGGGCCCcgttgaagagaacgacAATGAAGCCATTCAAACTGGTCGATCCGACTCCGCCATCGTAAATTTCAATGAATTCTTCCTTGTCAGAACCGGGACTGTCGGCGTTGATTTCGTTGATAACGAGGTGAGGCGACGGGTCGTAACAGCTCGTAATATTAGCAGGATCGAAGGTCGTCAACGCAGAACAATTCAACACGTCGGAAAGATCGAAACCGATCAATTCCGCACTACAGTCctttcgaattcgatcgcACAATTCGTAGCAGGGAGACAAAGGACGACCTCCTTCACCACAGGGGGGATAAAACGAGGAGCAGATGAACGAGCCAAAATCGTGAGAGCATCCGCTCCGAGCCACCGACATGTACTTGTTCGACGCAGTTGCGGCGCTTTTCTGATCCTGATGTCCTAAACTATTCGGTAGGCGGATTCGATTGAACGTTGCATTTGTGCAGATCGTCGCTATGCTTCGATCGAGCTTTTGACACGATTGCGCGAGAGCGCCGAGGCTCGACTGGGATATcgtcagaaagaaaaggagggCAACGAACGCCGAGATCATCTTTAGGGGCGGGCAGGTCACATGGGGTGCATTAACGCGTCACATGCGATTTGGCGCCCTGCGCagattaaattaattaatatttgcTTTGCCCATTTCAAAAATAAACGTGCTCTTTTTGGTGTAGGCATGCCAACCAAAAGTCTTCTCATTGAATTGAAGTGTTTTCTGGTTTCGATTCGTCAATTTCTAGACTTGGCTTCTTTGGGTACCAGCATGCTGCTAGAACTCCCGTCACTACGTAGAATACGCCCACAAAAGCAAAGACGTACTGCTCGTAATCAATTTTCAGGAGCCATTTGAAGAGGGGAGCAAACATCACAGGTGCACATATTCCCGAGATTGCTTCAAGGGTTCCTGCCGCCCCAAGGACAGAAcctaattttaatttaattaatagtcgTTATTTGTCAGGTCCGTGAATGTAGCACCTTGTTTGCTTACGGACGTGTAGTTCGACGCTGTTCCACGTAGACACGGTGTCATCCATGCAAATAGCATAAAAAGTGAAGAACCTACATAGTAGGGGTGTAAACAGTAAAGCAAACTCTACAGTTTATTTCTTCACCTGCATAAAACATCCACTGTCGGGTGAGGAAAGTGAAGGCTCCATAAGTCATAATACCGAACATGGCACCGATTGCCACTTTGTCTTGATTCCTCAGTTTTATTATGTGAGACATGGGACCGCTTCCGATGAAGAGAGCCACCATGCGAAGTGAGAAGAAGATTCCCTAATAAATCGAGtgagattaaataattggTAGTATATAGTACTGTTTCAAAGGCTCCCCATCCAAAATCGCGTTTAGCAAATAGGCTAAATGTGAAGTGAATGCTCCGAACCGGAATCCAGTGCGTGAGTAGCATTACAGTCAGCACTACCCATGTCCATGACTGCAACAGTGTCATCGCCGATCCTATGGGAGTAAGGATTATCCAGCTAATTGTTCTCCGGTGACATTTAGGATTCGCTACATTGGTAGACTCGGAGTTATTTACAGCTaacagtttttcttcttctgctggCTCTTTCAGACAGCATTCAGTCAATTGAGCAGAGTCAAAACACTGAAGTATTGCTCGTTTCTCCTTAGGAAGTGTTTCCGTTACACATGTGGCAATAAAGACCGCAAGTATAAAGTAGAGACCGCCAGAGAGGTAATATGGAGCTTGTACACCAATATTCTTTGCCATGGCACCGCCTATAAAAGGGCCACTTGCAACTCCCAGGAAGAGAAACCCCTCCGTCCAGGCGTAGTTCCTCGATCGGTTTGCCGGACTGGACGTGTCAGCTACTGCCGAAAATATGACTGCACAAAACAGATATGATGAACTTAGGGTGCCACATGCAGCGTGCGCGTAATGAAGAACGTTAACATTCGGCGATAAAGCCTGTGCCAGTTTGTCCAAGCTGGTTCCCAGTGCCATGACGACAAGGACCCTTTTGCGGCCGTACAGGTCAGACAAGGAGCTAAGCAGTGCAATCATTAGCACGCCAACAATATTGTAGTCGCGCAGTGTGATTTTCACGCAGTCTGTTGCCCTTGCGACTATTGCTTTGTCCGTCGAGTTGCATTCGTGGGTGAGAAGGGGGCGGTGCCAGGGGCTGGCGGTGCCAATGGACGAATTGGACGAACTATTGCAAATCAGTGCGAAGATTAGTTGTGGCATCATTGTACCGTCGCTTGCTATATCGTTGAAGAACGCCCAGAGAAACGTTATTGCATTCCATTGGAGGATGTGCCGATCGACTTTGAACGCCATACCATTGGcagttttcgctttcttttaggtATTTCTTTTAGGTATTTCTGCCGTAGTGTCAGCGCGGCAACAGTAGTTGGATTAGTGTGTAGTTGGGCTCAAGTTTGTGAGTACATATGGTCACGTGTCAAGTGCCGCTGCAGAGGTGTCTCTAAGGGTCCGGAATAAAAATGTACGTCTAATATAACGTCACCCACCTAATTTCATTGTCATTTTCGATCGTCCAAGTTCTACAGATAGTCTAGCTTCtgtcgaaagacgacgtacGGGTGAAAAGAGCCCGTTTTCGAGCGAGAGCCCATTTTTCGAGCTGTTCGCGGAACGGTGGCTGGCTGCACGTACGTTCACCACGTCGCGCTTCAAGTTCTCACGCTCGACGAAGAGCGACGGAGAAAAACGTAAAACTAGCTAAAAATGTACATAGCacatttaaaaaattaatagcaaattttaaaaattagtTTTGAGAAGAGCTACTGGTGTACTGCACCACCAATCAAAACCCAAGCGAAGTTTGCCAGATCAATTAATTCTAGCAGTGTAGACAGTGAAAACTGTGAAATTACACTTACTGTGACCGAGAAAATAGCAAACGACTCCTCCCTTTCATCACGTGCCcacaatcgacgtcatcgtacCAGTTCGTTCACCTCGTTGCTTCCACAACCGAATTGTGACGATGGAAGAGATTCCTCGCACATCAATGATCACTCTCGACCTCAAAAcgtcgatcggcgtcgacttTTCGAACCCCATACGACGCGTAAGCGCGCCTTTCGTCGTTCCAATCGTTCCAATCGTTTTCCTAGTACATTCGCGACTACTATCACGAAGATCCAGACAACTATTCAGACGAACTGGCGCGTTTGAAACAACTCCGAGCGGTAGGACAGCGActccgtgacgtcatcgtccttTTCTCTCGACTAAACCGCCTCTTTCTCTCCGACACTTTTTTTAGAACGCCATTACGCCGACACGCGACTACTCGGGATGCAGCGTTCTGCGTCGATATTTCTGCCAACTTCACTTTCTCGAAGCCCGATTTCCAATgaaagaaggcgaagcggcggcgatcgcATTCTCATGGTTCGATATAAACGACGTTCCCATTTCCCAATTCCCATTATTAAAAAATCAGTTCGTGTATTCCTGATATCTAATCAAAGCCTCTTTGGTATATCCTAGGACGGATCCTCTGTCCGGCAAGAGCGTTTCCATGTCTGACATCTCGTATGACCAGTCTGCCATTCTATACAATCTTGGTGCGTACCAATAAGAAAAACGGCAACTGTGTTCTACTGGCAACTTTCTACTTTTTGCAGGTGCCCTTCATTCTCAACTCGGTGACTATGACAGTCGAACTACGGACGACGTAAAtccgacgtttttctttgaggCGTCTATTCCCTtgacttcctttttttttccctcaGGGGATGCGCGTCTCCTGCACTCATTTTCAATGTGCGGCGGGCGCCTTCGACTATCTCAAAGTGAGGAATTACAACCGAAACGCccattcaattaattaattgatttttctaaaGGAAAACTTTGCTGTTGCTGCGACTCCTGATTTGAGCAGCGAGCTGATGGCAATGTACACAAGTGTCATGTTGGTGCGTTCTTTGAAAAAGTGATCTATTGCCCAATTtcacgttttttctctaggcCCAGGCGCAGGAGTGTCTTCTTGAGAAATCGGTCAAGGAAAAGCGGAAGGGAGGAATCAACAGCAAGGTGGCTCGGCAAGTCGCCAATTACTATAGTACGGCACTATTGGTTGCCGAATCGTCAAAGGCAGTCACAGCGTCGAAAAAATACAAAGTACATACGACGCAATATGTGCGTTTAGGAAAAAATGGACttaatttctttcttcagacGTGGCAGAAACATTTTGAACACAAATCCCTGTACTTTGCCGCTCTGGCTCTGGTAGAAACTACCGTATATATCTCGCGCTCACTAGCATTACTTGTGTCTACCCTATTAGATGTTTGCTGCTACTGGATCGGAAGAGCAGGGAAAACATGGCGAAGAGGTAGTCTTATGTTCACGTTTTGCAGCCGAAATGTTCGAATTTTCCCCAGGTGGGCTACTTGAAGGCTGCCGCGGCTAAAATTGAAGAAGCAGGCAAAATAGCAAAGGCGAGAATCTCTTTCTATTACGACTTTACTAAAGAATGAggcttttcaattttctcagGATGACGCGAAAGCAAAGGAAGCCGTGCGATTGGTGTCAGAGGCCATTGCCAAACTGTAAAACTCTATTTCTCTCCTCCACGCTTTTGACATTATCATTTCCGTTCTAGACTCGAATCCGCCGTAAAGAACAACGACTTCGTCTATCACGAAGCAGTTCCGGAGCCCGACGCTCTTCCCGAAATAAAAGGTAAGCACTGCCAGCATTCACGTTGccatgtcgacgtcgtttgtctACAGCGTCGTCCCTCGTTAAACCGATGCCGTTCCAGCCGTCTGATCCGAGCGTCTCGGGCCACGATATATTCGCTAAGCTGATTCCTATGGAAGCCCACGAACTTTCGTCCGTCTACAGGTTGATTGAGAAAGGCGCTTGTGACATATTGGTTTTGGGGCACACGTTGTTATCGTCGTAGTGAGGAGAAGGCGAGACTTCTTCGTCACATTGGAAGCCTTATAGAAGGAAAAGATGCCGATTTGAAGTGAGACTGAAACCGTTAAAATCGTCAAGGGCGTATTCATATTGTAGAGGcatctaataataattgtGGTCTAATCTACCAGGGTGTACTTAGTTGtttatgttttctctttgaagGCAAACCATGGAGTCTCTTAGTCTTGAAGACGTTCTCAAGCCGCACAGCGTACCAAAAACACTGCCACGTAAGTAGCCACGATAATAGATGTGATCCTGCGCAGGACGTCACATGTCTACAGCTCAGCTTCATGAAAAGTACGAGGACATGAAAGACAAGAAAGACGTCCTTGACCATCTCAGGGAATCGCTTGATGGTGCGTGGTGACGTGAGAGGTTTGAAAATTGAATCTTATGAAAAGGCTCCGCCTCCTCTCTCCCTAGAGCTGGATCTTCTTTCAGCCAAGGCAAAGACTTCCCT carries:
- the LOC136189756 gene encoding tetracycline resistance protein, class B-like isoform X1, producing MAFKVDRHILQWNAITFLWAFFNDIASDGTMMPQLIFALICNSSSNSSIGTASPWHRPLLTHECNSTDKAIVARATDCVKITLRDYNIVGVLMIALLSSLSDLYGRKRVLVVMALGTSLDKLAQALSPNVNVLHYAHAACGTLSSSYLFCAVIFSAVADTSSPANRSRNYAWTEGFLFLGVASGPFIGGAMAKNIGVQAPYYLSGGLYFILAVFIATCVTETLPKEKRAILQCFDSAQLTECCLKEPAEEEKLLAVNNSESTNVANPKCHRRTISWIILTPIGSAMTLLQSWTWVVLTVMLLTHWIPVRSIHFTFSLFAKRDFGWGAFETGIFFSLRMVALFIGSGPMSHIIKLRNQDKVAIGAMFGIMTYGAFTFLTRQWMFYAGSSLFMLFAWMTPCLRGTASNYTSVSKQGSVLGAAGTLEAISGICAPVMFAPLFKWLLKIDYEQYVFAFVGVFYVVTGVLAACWYPKKPSLEIDESKPENTSIQ
- the LOC136189756 gene encoding tetracycline resistance protein, class B-like isoform X2, with amino-acid sequence MAFKVDRHILQWNAITFLWAFFNDIASDGTMMPQLIFALICNSSSNSSIGTASPWHRPLLTHECNSTDKAIVARATDCVKITLRDYNIVGVLMIALLSSLSDLYGRKRVLVVMALGTSLDKLAQALSPNVNVLHYAHAACGTLSSSYLFCAVIFSAVADTSSPANRSRNYAWTEGFLFLGVASGPFIGGAMAKNIGVQAPYYLSGGLYFILAVFIATCVTETLPKEKRAILQCFDSAQLTECCLKEPAEEEKLLAVNNSESTNVANPKCHRRTISWIILTPIGSAMTLLQSWTWVVLTVMLLTHWIPVRSIHFTFSLFAKRDFGWGAFETGIFFSLRMVALFIGSGPMSHIIKLRNQDKVAIGAMFGIMTYGAFTFLTRQWMFYAGSSLFMLFAWMTPCLRGTASNYTSVSKQGSVLGAAGTLEAISGICAPVMFAPLFKWLLKIDYEHSMLVPKEAKSRN